The Candidatus Kryptoniota bacterium DNA segment CCTATAGGTCTTAATAGATTTCCTCTCCGTTTCAACTTTCATTTGCAAACGCCTCCTTCTTCATCCGCTTTGTCCCTTTGTTACCTTTGTGCCTCCGTCCCTTAGTAACTTCTTTGCCTTTTCTCCCCATCCTACTCCGGAACCACGAAACACTTTCTGCATCTCGCTTCATAAATATCCTTCGCACCCACCAACACGCGTTCGCCCTGCTGAGTTTTGCGCTGCGTCCTGTCGGCGGGGTTGCCACATATGACGCAGATGGCGAGAGTTTTTGTGATATACTCGGCGACAGAGAGAAGTTGGGGAATCGGTTCGAAAGGCTTGCCGCGGAAGTCCTGGTCAAGCCCCGCGACGATTACTCTTTTTCCCGCGGATGCAAGAGATTCGCACACCTGAACGAGCTCCATCCCGAAAAACTGCCCTTCATCGATTCCGATCACTTGCGCGTCTTTCGCGAGGAAAGGGACATCTAGTGCCGAATCGACGACAATCGATTTCAGCCGGTCATCGCTGTGGGATACAATATGGTCGTCACTGTAGCGCTTATCGATTCGGGGTTTGAATATCGCCACATTCTGTCTTGCGATTTCGGCGCGCCTCAGTCGGCGTATCAGCTCCTCAGTCTTTCCGCTGAACATGCATCCACAGATCACCTCGATCCAGCCGGTGTCCCGCGGAGCATAGTGTATGCTAATCTCCTCGCCCAACTTGGTCTTCTCCCGTATTGAAAAGCGTGTTAGATGTGAATGCATCAGGCAAGAGAGTCGACAATTTCGTTTTTCTTATCTCGCCCTTCTTGTTCGTCATCAAGACTTCAACGTCCCCTGCCAGTTCGAACAAAACCTGTCGGCATGCTCCGCATGGAGTGCAGAAATCCTTCGCGTCCGAGACGATGGCAATTCTGGTGAATTTAGATTCGCCGGCGTTGATAGCATTCCACACCGCGATCCGTTCGGCGCACATGGATAAGCCGTAACTACTCGATTCGATATTGAAAGCAGGGTAGATTGTTCCGCCCTCCGCCTCGATTGCCGCCCCGACCCGAAAATGTGAGAACTTTGCCTCCGAGTTTTCCTTCGCTTCGTTTGCAATCGCGATAAGCTCGGATACAGGCGTACTGGATTTTTTCGGCATGCAAAAAAATATACCAGCGCCCCCGTAGAAAATCAAGGATTTCAGCCCTTGAGTAGTCGGCTATTTTTACGCTACTGAAATGTCCCATCGTTGAGTATTCTACGGCGTTCAAAAAAAACACAAATGTCATTCCCTTATGTTAAAAGTCCAGTAGGTGGCCGCCTCCTCCTCTGTCATTCCCGCGAACGCGGGAATCCACCGTTCAGTTTGCGAGAATCCTGTGAAGTCGAGAGGTGCCTCCATCTTGAGAAATGGATTCCCGCTAGAAACATGCGGGAATGACAGTGAGAGAATTTGTCAATGTCACTTCACTTTGAAAGTAGCCCACTGCTAGCCCTTGAGTTTGTGTACCGCTGCGGTCCTAATTCTGTGAGCTCCGCTCTTTGCTCTTCAGCTGTCACTCTAGCCAGGACGAGTTCCGTTGTGCAACGAATGAGCTGTCGCGCTCCGATGGAGTTCAACTGCGAAACAACCAAGAGCCTACTTCTCGTCATACCGGGTGAATGAGTTCGCGCGAGTAATTCGCACGGATGAACGAGTGGAGGAATCTTTTGCATGACTCTACAAAAGTATCATTGAGGAGTACTCTGGAAGATTTCTCGTCGTCACTTACCCATTGCTTGTCCGACTCATCGAAATGACAGGGGGTGTTTTGCAGTGTCATTCCGACCGAACGAATCTGTCCGAGTAATCGGACGGATGAGTGAGTGGAGGAATCTTTTACAGGACTCTAGGAAAGCATCATTGAGGAGTATTTGAGAAGATTCCCCGTCGTCACAAGGTCGATGCTCGCACGACTCCTCGGAATGACAGATTGATTGTTTTCCCTCGTTCCGCCGCTTCACGAGTGAACGTAACAGCGACAGGGTTCCACCTCAAAGCAGAGGAACCTGGAAAAATCAATGCATTCGAACTTCGGTACCCGCGCCGGCTCCCACATATCTGTACACCGTCGGCCAGTTCAACCCTCTTCCAAAATCAGAAGAAAAATAGATCGAATGATTGATTACCGCCAGATCAATTATATCCCCGCGCAACGAGAAGAGCTTCCTTGGTTCTGTTGAATGCAATCCGCTGATCGAAGGTATTGTCCAGATGTCAGTTGTGTCTTCGACCTCTTCACTTACATAAAACGTATCTTCGTCTGCACAAATGTGCGACACCGGAAAGTTCAAGTGCTGGACGGATTCCCGCCGGCTCCTCAAATTGTACGTGACGATGGAGGACTGGCCGTTCAGTGAATCGACCACAAGCACTAACTCATCGTCGATGCTGCTGTTGAACGCGCCGCATGATAGTCGGAACGGAAGAAATGAGACAGTATCGGTTATTGACACTCGCCGGCCTTCGATCTCAATCGCATAAAGACTACCGTTCCTGACGAATGCGCCCCTGTCTCCGTCGATGCTGATCATCGGACTTGTGCCTTCGAACTCGGTCAATTTTCCCTGAGAATTGAATCCGCAGAATGTCTTGCCGTCATCGATTGTCCCGAATCCCGAAACCTTACCAAACCTGTCTGCTGCATATGAAAAACAATCACCATACTTCGGATCTCTGGATCCATCTGATGGTGAAAATGTCCTTCCATCCGAATCATATGTAATTGCAGTTATGGAGGTTCTCCCAGCGGCCGGAGAAAACGAAGGCCTTTCACGCAACTTAGCATCCATCGCCGGCACAATCGGAGGTGCAGCAGACATTTGAACGGAGTGGTCGCCGAAATACAAAGTGAGCGCTACGGCCGCTATCAATCCCCCTGTGATCGCTCCACGCACTGTCCACGACTCTCGCGGAACAAGCCTCGACTGAAATACCAGATACACCAGATAAAGGACGACCAGCAAGATGAATCTCTCGTAGCTGGTGATTGTGGAATAAAGGTGCAGGTAATCTTCGAAGAATGTGAACAGGGGAACGCAGATGGCGGCATAGGTCGCGATAAATGAAACTGCGGTTTTTCGTTTGCCCTCATCGAGCGCGGTCTGCGCGAGACAAACAACCGCCGGTGCGAGGAGCACCATTTGTACTGACGATCCGGTCGGTGAAAGGAAAATTATCGGGAATGACGCCGCGATCAATGCTTCACGAAGACTGTTTCTCTCGATTCCTTTATAGAAAAAGTAAGCGGACGGGACTGCAACGAACGCCTTGAAAAATGATGTCGAGAAGATGAATGCTGGAGTTGAGCTGATGAATGGACCCGGGTTGAGCGTCTCGTTAAAAAGAAACAGCCGGCGGAAAAATGACCATGCGGTTTGATGGAATGATGAGTATGGATTGAAAACTCTTCCATTTATGTTAAAAGGCAATACGTGCTGGAGGTAATAAATGGAAGTATCCTGTCCCACTATTACGAAAATAATTCCCGATGATATGAGTGCTGCAACGACAAAGTAAACGAATACTCTCCACCTCGCGACGAGCAGGAACATTAATGCTGGAATGAACGCGAGCGTCTCGGAGGGAAAAATCAGACCTAGTATAATTCCGGTGACCGCCTCCGCTTTCATATCGAAAGCGAAGAACGCGAGGAGCAGCAGGAATGTCAGAATGAGGAACGGTTCACCGTCGCGGAA contains these protein-coding regions:
- a CDS encoding glycosyltransferase 87 family protein, whose translation is MRLLARIYILVSVLFIVLYGVLPGFFRVEGNFIAYYVAGKSFLAGIDPTQLYRFPDFQIMVARSGLSGGMYSFTSSTPAWIPVYALMALSSPPVAKFLLTALGALLFVPLVHIAASVAKSSFRTAYIVFFSSSFALALNFRDGEPFLILTFLLLLAFFAFDMKAEAVTGIILGLIFPSETLAFIPALMFLLVARWRVFVYFVVAALISSGIIFVIVGQDTSIYYLQHVLPFNINGRVFNPYSSFHQTAWSFFRRLFLFNETLNPGPFISSTPAFIFSTSFFKAFVAVPSAYFFYKGIERNSLREALIAASFPIIFLSPTGSSVQMVLLAPAVVCLAQTALDEGKRKTAVSFIATYAAICVPLFTFFEDYLHLYSTITSYERFILLVVLYLVYLVFQSRLVPRESWTVRGAITGGLIAAVALTLYFGDHSVQMSAAPPIVPAMDAKLRERPSFSPAAGRTSITAITYDSDGRTFSPSDGSRDPKYGDCFSYAADRFGKVSGFGTIDDGKTFCGFNSQGKLTEFEGTSPMISIDGDRGAFVRNGSLYAIEIEGRRVSITDTVSFLPFRLSCGAFNSSIDDELVLVVDSLNGQSSIVTYNLRSRRESVQHLNFPVSHICADEDTFYVSEEVEDTTDIWTIPSISGLHSTEPRKLFSLRGDIIDLAVINHSIYFSSDFGRGLNWPTVYRYVGAGAGTEVRMH
- a CDS encoding thymidine kinase; translated protein: MHYAPRDTGWIEVICGCMFSGKTEELIRRLRRAEIARQNVAIFKPRIDKRYSDDHIVSHSDDRLKSIVVDSALDVPFLAKDAQVIGIDEGQFFGMELVQVCESLASAGKRVIVAGLDQDFRGKPFEPIPQLLSVAEYITKTLAICVICGNPADRTQRKTQQGERVLVGAKDIYEARCRKCFVVPE
- the cdd gene encoding cytidine deaminase; this encodes MPKKSSTPVSELIAIANEAKENSEAKFSHFRVGAAIEAEGGTIYPAFNIESSSYGLSMCAERIAVWNAINAGESKFTRIAIVSDAKDFCTPCGACRQVLFELAGDVEVLMTNKKGEIRKTKLSTLLPDAFTSNTLFNTGEDQVGRGD